From the Helianthus annuus cultivar XRQ/B chromosome 17, HanXRQr2.0-SUNRISE, whole genome shotgun sequence genome, the window aatcttttacattttcaaactTTATAAAAATATCATATATGATAGTTGAAAAGTTGGCTGGGACGACAAGAAATACAAAACCAGAACTTCCACATCGAAAGTGACATGGCGATAATTTCAAAACCAATGATAGAGATCTCAAATAATAGATAAAACAGTTGCATGGTTCTTATTAATAGAAACAAATACATTTTTACAAGTAATCAAACATACCGATTTTAGTTCAACGGTTGATGTGAAAGCAaatcaattaattattaattattattaatttttttttttataaagtgaGACTATTTTAAAAGATAACTAACATACAAGATAATAAATGTATAGTCAACCGAGTGCAACATAAATATTTCAAGAACCGAGTCTTGGACATTGGGGAAAAGGGTTTGAGACTTTGAGGTCTCTACTACTTAGTATGTTCCTTATTGATTCTCattacaataaaataaaataaataaatgggtTTCATTTGGCTTGTCTCCTTTTAGATTTGGGATAACTTCTACAATTAAACATGtaatgtgtttgtgttcttacTTCAAGAATAAGAAAAAAACGCAATATTTGAGACATTGATCTATAACCGCTAGTCCAACTTTGTTAAGATTTTCCGACGTATTTTCATGTATGATGGGCCCTCACCTCTTTTACTATTTCCACCATAGGACAATGGATGGACGATAAAAGAAGGctgcggcgcagcttgttgcctgtttacatgacatttgtttgtaatttgttgtTTTAACATTTTAATGAGAAAGAACCAGATATCTGGTTCGGAAAAAAAATTATGGTACAAATGTGAAATGCCATATGTCAAGTTTCACTATGTTGACGAGCACATTAATGGTTGGGTATAGGAACAACACAAAATATAACCATTAGCCACATAACCATGTATATTTAGTTATTTACAACATACCATTACCTAACTAAAATCGTTGTAAAAACACACACACGATGGTTACAAAGGGTGCGACCCAAATCTATTTATGCTATAATGCCGATGAGGTAGACGAATAATCAACCGAAGAAGAACAAGATGCATATGTCTTAGTCTTATGTTGCTAAGAAGGATAAGTATATCTTGTTTGTGAGTTGCTTTTGACCCCCAACACCAAACTCATGGGGCCAAGTCTCATCATAGGGGCATATTCACCCCAATCACACAACTAGTGTTTGTACACTTGTCCATGTCGGTTGTTACTTTTTTTGTTAGTCCTGCATCACCACTCATGCCTCAAGGTAGTGGTCAAGCAAGCATCATATTCTTGAAGAAACAAGTACCTCTCTCCACATCCCCCACCCCAGCTCAGTTGGGAGTTGGGCCGGTTTGTTTCCTTGGAGACTCCGGTTCGACTCCCGGGTGTAGTAGAGGTGTGGGGACCAGGCAATGATGGTAAGTGCTTGTTAGCCAATGTTGCGCAAGTTCGAGCCTGAGCCGCCCCGGTTTTAATCCGGCCGTTACTCCAGCGAGGTGTCTCGTGTGGAGGCGGTACGGTTTCCGGGCGAACGCCGTTAGCCAAGTCTGACCACTCCCAGCGCGGatccggttaagacaacgtaagtCTGGGACAGACTTGGTTAGGGTCCCCGACTTGGGGATGTAAATACCTTAAGAAagttaccgttcaaaaaaaaaagtaccTCTCTCCACACCTTACATCTATTTACAACTCAATCTTATCTTACTAGGGTCCAACCAACACATACATAAGAATATGGTGTGATCTAATGTGTACCAAAGTATGAAACCCAATCTCCACCTCGCATCGAACTTATATGGAGCATTGAGTATGAAAAGTACATGCAGTTACTCCTCAACATAATCCAAAAAAGTGATTCACTTTTAATATGAAACTACTAGACTAATTAAGTTatcaattacaaaaaaaaaaaaaaaaaaaaaaaaaactcttcaACAAACAATCAAATCGAAAATGGGATTCTAATAACGCCTAAACCAAAATTATAATTTACTATGACCGTTTAACTTTTAAATCCAATCATCATAGAAAATTTTAATTGTATTAATACACTACACTATACATATTAACAACGATAACCCAATATAGGGCTAGCCCACTTGATAGAGACATAAGCTTCTTAAAGGAGAGGTTCTAGGTTCAATCATGAGCAAGAGTGCATATTTAGAATTATTGGTATTGTAGGGTGGGAGCAAACGTCGCCACTAAAAAACATATCAAGGAAGATGGGATATAAATAATGATATAATGATAATGTATAACAATATATTATTATTTTCAATAGCACTCTTATACTTTAGATAATACACGTTTTTAACATATTATACTTTAGATAATACATATCTTTAAcatatttatttttcatttaatttaatttttatagTAATAGCTTGCGTTCATtaacttttattaaaaaacaaaatacaCATGTCTTTCTAGTTTTTTTCCTCGATAATCATCCATAAACATTTTGTTAAAAACAAAGTTACATTCAAAGCAGATTAATTTTTTTGGTAATCATCAATAACAGCCGTATTATTTGAACTTGTACTAGTTTTCATATTCATCGTTTTCAATTGATGTAACACATATGTCAAATAACCTTTTTTATTCTCTTTCGATTCCTACACTGAACATCAAATCCAACTTAACCGATATCGACCAAAACCGAAATCCCGATAATTCTACCTATATCTAAATTCAAAAACCCTTTCATAAAATACAAATAGTGAACTTTCCACTTCAACTTGGGGCATCCTTTGGGGTTAAAAGAAATGTCATAGGGACGCTTATTATACACCATAAATATAAATAACCCACTACGCGCGCGCGTACGCTTTCACAAACTCCCTTATTTAGTTATTTCGCTCTATTTATTTTTATTCTTATTTTatatcctttttattattattattatacacacACACTGAGATCGCCGGAGGAGGTATAACAACGGCGGATCTTTATTTAATTACAGTTAGGGTTCTGCCTCAATTCACACTTTCGATTTCTAGGGTTTAGGCCGCACACATGGCGTCAGAGGATGTGGTAGGTAAAACCAGCGCTACGATCGCTAATCTCGCTGAAGAAGCGAAGATCGCCAGTGAAGGTGTCAAGGCTCCCAGCCGCCACGCTTTACTCTCCATCTGCAAGTCTCTCGTCGCCGGAGGTGTCGCCGGAGGAGTGTTAGTGCTTTCAATTCTGTTATTTTGTTGTTGCTTTATATTAATTTGATTTCTGATCTGTTTTGATTAGTTTTGTTGTGTAGATATGTTTGTTTTGAGATTGTGATTATGTACGGTTGAGTGATCTCTGTTAGATTGATTAGTTTACCTGATGTTATTGaagaaattttgtttttgtttctagaAAGTGACTAATTGTGAAAATTATTGGCTTGATGATGAGAGTGAGAGCTGAATTTTAGCTAGGGTTTGGTGATTCTAGTATTGAAAAATAGGTTTAGTTAGCAGGAATCTATCAGTGAAGAGATTGATTTTGTTGTTTGAAAGCCGGTTATGTGTAATTACTCTGTTTGTCATGTATAGTGATGAGATTTATTTGTGAAATAGTCCACTGCTTCTATGGTAGAAGAGTTGGGTAGAACAGGCAAGAACGAAACGTGACCATGTGGTTAAAAGTGTTCTTGTACAAATGTACAATACATCTGTTTGATCTACTCTACTTTGATCGTACTAGCTTGTGTGCAATTAACTAATCATAAGTTTTAGGAAAGAACCTCTAAATTTCTTCATAAGTTTTGGCctaaagtagttatgtgttgtaCTCTTTTTCTTCCGAAAGGTTATCCTCACAGCCTTCATTATTTAGCTCTTTTGTTTCTAACaagctgtttgtttatttggttgtGTTTTGTTGCAGATCAAGAACCGCTGTTGCTCCTCTAGAACGACTGAAAATCTTGCTCCAGGTTGATcatctatttttatgttttcttttgttttaatGGGCAAGTAAATAAATTAAtctgtcttttttttttcttttcaaaatggCCTAACAATGGATCTTTCTTACTGAAATATGATGAAAAGTTGACTTTTTTGGTCATTAACTCATTTTGGAGGAATTTATTTGCAGGTTCAAAATCCTCATGCAATCAAATATAACGGTACCATTCAGGGGTTGAAATATATATGGAGGACAGAGGGTTTTCGTGGACTTTTCAAAGGAAATGGCACTAATTGTGCTCGTATTGTCCCAAACTCTGCTGTCAAGTTCTTTAGCTATGAAGAAGCATCAAAGTATGTGACCTTTTTACATTATTACTGTTTTTTGGGTTCTGGTAACTGATTACTTTATTACATAGTTCATTTACTTAGATTGTAATGCAGTTTTATAACTAAATTGTTGCATTTGTAGTAGGAATAGAAAATATAATCTAACTTCATATTGTATGTGAAGTTGTGGAATTATAGAAAAATGAAAGTGAATCAAATAACGCTAAAATTTGACAGATATCTTTACATATTAGTCGGGTTTTTTCTGTTTCTCTTTTTTACAGTTATTATATATATCGACTAACTTTGATTCAACGCACTTATTCATTGTGATAAACAGGGGAATCTTGTGGTTCTACCGACAGCAACCTGGAAATGGTACGACAGTTTAATCGTTTCAATTATCTTACATCATCAATTctcgagtaaaatgccattttcgtccctgaggtttggctacttttgggacttttgtccaaaggtttgtttttccgcatctggatccaaaaggtttgaaatcttgccattttcatccaactcgttaactccatccatttctTCTGGTAAATGACGGGTATTTCtgtatttttcattttattaaaataaagaaCACTATTAAGAAATAAAGATCCACCTCTGTTGACTTTCTCCCCAGCCAAACCCTTTAATCATCACAAAAATTGTCTAAAAAGACTATTATTCCCCTGACTTAACGttgaaaatggatggagttaacgagttggatgaaaatggcaagatttcaaaccttttggatccagatgcagaaaaacaaaccattggacgaaagtcgcaaaaatggccaaacctcagggacgaaaatgacattttaatCTTAATTCTCTGAGTTGACAAAATACATGTTTGCACATGAGCATATAAGAATGATAATATTTATATCTTTCTTTCAGAGGATGCTGAACTCACACCTGTCTTACGCCTTGGAGCTGGTGCTTGTGCTGGAATTATCGCCATGTCAGCTACCTACCCGATGGACTTGGTTCGTGGTCGGCTTACTGTGCAGGTATTCTTCAATATTTTTAAGATACTAAATGTGTTCAATAGTTTTACAAGTTTTTAGTAGGCTCAGTTATTACAAATATTTTAATGTTTACAGACTGATAAATCTCCAAGCCAATATCGAGGAATTGCGCATGCTCTTGCAACCGTGCTGCGTGAAGAAGGTCCACGCGCGTTATACAAAGGGTGGCTTCCTTCCGTCATTGGTGTTGTAAGTTAAAGAAGTCAAATACCATATGTTTTTttttgagtaaagtacacggatggtcccggTGGTTTGCACTTtttaacgcatttagtccccaactttgccACAATtcacatggatggtccctgtggtctgcactttgtaacgcatttagtccctaacttgactagggactaaatgcgttacaaagtgcaaaccacagggaccatccgtgtacttttaaaaacctagggaccaaatccaaaattttggtaaaccacagggaccatcggTGTACTTTACTCTTATTAAAAGTTACAGAACTCTAACAAGGTTTTGTTTTTGTGGTTTATGTAGGTACCATATGTCGGTCTTAATTTTGCGGTGTATGAATCTTTAAAAGATTGGTTGATTAAAACGAAACCATACGGGATAGCCGAGGACGCTGAGTTGAGTGTGACAACGAAGCTTGCATGTGGGGCTGCAGCTGGAACCGTGGGTCAAACCGTTGCTTATCCTCTTGATGTCATCCGCAGAAGAATGCAAATGGTTGGCTGGAAACACGCAGCTTCTGTTGTCACCGCAGATGGCAAATCAGCACTCGAGTACACCGGTATGGTTGATGCTTTCAGGAAAACCGTTCGTTATGAAGGTTTTGGAGCCTTGTATAAAGGCTTGGTTCCGAACTCGGTCAAGGTTCGTATCGGttttttttatgatatattattAAATTTTAGAACTTTCTAGAAATGTTCTGATAGAGGTTTTATTTGCGGAAATAGGTGGTTCCATCAATAGCAATTGCGTTTGTGTCGTACGAGGTGGTTAAGGATCTACTTGGGGTAGAGATGAGGATATCTGATTGAAAACCATCCTGGCTATAAACAATAATAATGTTGTTGAATGAATAATATTATTTTTGCGCGCAGAAGAGAAAGTAGGAGGTATAAAGTATGGTGGTCGTGAGTTCGCGACTCTTTTTTTTGTTATCTTCTCCCTTTCGGTTATCTTCTTTCAGTTACTGAGGGATTTAGAAGTTGTTAGTGTTGATATAGTGGACCCCAGTGCATACCGACACTTTCTCTTTCTGCTGTGGTCTTTTGGTGTTTGGCGTTCGTGTCACACCAACACCACCCAATAAGGATATTTCATAGAGTTGGCGAGTTGTTTGATCTTTActatgattatgattatgattatgattatgattatgataaTCGTTTCTTTTAATAGTTATTATTTCGTGGTGATGATTTATGTTGTTCTGTTCGCTTGGTGctgttgacttttgaagtttgaCTTAGGATTTGAGTTTTGATCCTGGATTTTTCTTCCATGTTCTTTACTCGATTGCTTCAAGGTGCGCCTGACATTTACGacttatttttcaaaaaaatggTTGATTTGCTGGAGTGTTCGTTTGGCTCTACTTACATTACACACCGCTTCAAAGCAGTAAACTCTTATTAAACTTGCTAACTTAATCCGGGTACAAATGGGTCAACACCACCCGCtgtaggggtgtgcacggttcggttcggttcggtttttgggtaaaatcaaaaccgaaaccgaaatgtcggttttcgggttttaaaaaccgttcggtttcggtttttttcggtttcggtttttcggtttctacgtcggttcggtttttcggttatttcggtttttggaacaaaattatgtaagattcaaaaaataaaaagtataatttatattataacaatctttttatatgtttatatttaaGTTATTATAGTTAACATCCTTAATTAATATTGTTTATATAAACCTAATCTTcaaatctatttttatgtttcttcaaagtttttattaaatttaatttttatattaaattttctAATATCTTATAGGTAATAATAAATCATTTCagttataatgtttttattataaacacttaacattcaagaataaaattaacattttctactaacattgggttaaacacttaaacaatttaaacttaaacataaaaatatatggattgtaacttatcggttcggttcggttattgaaaaagtttatccgaaaaccgaaccgaaattttcggttattaaaaatccgaaaaccgaaccgtcggtttttgtttcggttcggttttttcggttcggttatttcggttattcggttacggttcggttatttcggttttcttgCTCACCCCTAACCCGCTGCCACATTCTATTTCTAAAAGACGACGCCAAATGCTCATTCAATTTATAGACACCCATCTAAGTAACAATACAACAAAAAAAGTCAATTTTTTTTAGAAACAATAAGGGTTACATACAAACATCAACCGAGTCAAGCTTATTTTAAGCCGCGGTCTTGGTTCTTGAAGAGAACTTTGACTCTCATATTCGGTATGTCTATCATAGGTTAACCCGGTTTTTGGTATCGAGCAACCAACTCAGAACACGTCTTTTTAAAGAAGTCAGATCGACCGCGGTGATAATCAATCCACACACAAAGTTGCCTAATTGCCTCTCTTTTCTCCTCTTTCAAAACAATAATTTTTTCATCATCTTCCTTGACAGTCTTCTCCAAATCCCTTAACTTGCTCTTTAGTTTCAACACTTTTTGTCTTGACACAAGAATCTCACTTTCTTTCTCATCCAATTGAACTACATGTTCATCAAAATCTTGCTTTAATTGTACCAAAGCAGCATTCTTTCTTTTCATCCAATCTTTAACATAATTTATCTCACACGACACTTTCGAGACGCGATTCGTGAAAGCCTCACAACATTCAACAAACCGAAGCCCAAACGTCTCGGATACGCTTAATGTGTCACTCACCATTGACATTATAATCTTGATGCTATGTAACGCTAACTCGCAGTCTTTTCTGTCTTGCTCGTTTTGTTCTCGGGTTTTTTCGTACCATTCTCGGGTTTCGTTGTGAAGCTGCTCCGCCACGCGGATTCTTCTACCCAAGATACGGAAACTATCCTCGGATTTCTTTCTGAATTCATCCACCATTTCTCCCATTTTCTTAACTGTGGATCGGAAACTGGAATACGCTTCGTTGTTTGACTTGTTTACCTCCATATCTCTTTGCTCTAGTGATGCTACTAAATCGTCGTTTTTTCCTTCGAGCTCCATTTTGTCGATTTCTAACGATTTGATCTTGTTTGATAGATCCTTAATTTGACTATCTTTCTCTTGGAGTTTTTCCTGCAATTTAGAGAGTTCCCTTTTGTCGATTTCTAACGATATGTACCTTTGTTCAAAGGATTTGATCTTGTTTGATAGATCCATCTTAACGCTCTCGATCTCTGATTCGAGAGTCGAAATTTGACCATCTTTCTCTTGGAGCTTTTCCTGCAATTCATCGAGTTCCATTACGTTGATTTCTAACGATTTATCGAGAGTCGAAATTCGATCATCTTTCTCTTGGAGCTTTTCCCGCAATTCAGCGATTTCCATTTTGTCGATTTCTAACGATTTGTCCTTTTGTTCAAGCGATTTCACCTTGTCCGATAGATCCATCTCGACACCTTCAATCTCTAATTCGAGAGCCGAAATTCGACTATCTTTCTCTTCGAGTTTCTCCCGCAATTCGGATATTGTACCTCTTTGGTTCTCATTCTCATTTTTCGACATACGATTTTCATCGTTTATACTTTCAATGATAATCTCCAAATCTTTAACATGTCGTTTTAACCCGTCTCTTTCTTCGACCAAACCCGCTTCGTTCTCAGTCTTTTGCTGTAGTTTCTCCGTTAAACTTTCCAACATTTCAACCGAAACCAAAGCTTCTCTCGTCTTTTCACCAAGCTCGAATTCCGATTCTTCATTTCGAATCCTTAACGACTCCAGTTCTTGTTCTTTTTGTAGCGATAAGTTCTTATTCTGAACCCGTAAAGAATCCACTTCCGTTTCCAAACTTAGCACCCGACCCATCGATTCCTCAATCTTTCGATTAAAAAACGTCTCACACTCATCGATTTTCTTCAACACTTCACCTtccttttctttaaactcaagctGATACTGAAAGTTTGATATTTCCTTCAATCCTTTATGAAACTCATCATGCCTTTTATACACCTGTCCATGTTCACCCTTTTGACCGTTTAACTCCTCGATCTCGAGCTTTAAAGCGATAATTCTGTCTTCTAACACCTTCATATTCGACGGCGACT encodes:
- the LOC110926180 gene encoding mitochondrial adenine nucleotide transporter ADNT1, whose protein sequence is MASEDVVGKTSATIANLAEEAKIASEGVKAPSRHALLSICKSLVAGGVAGGVSRTAVAPLERLKILLQVQNPHAIKYNGTIQGLKYIWRTEGFRGLFKGNGTNCARIVPNSAVKFFSYEEASKGILWFYRQQPGNEDAELTPVLRLGAGACAGIIAMSATYPMDLVRGRLTVQTDKSPSQYRGIAHALATVLREEGPRALYKGWLPSVIGVVPYVGLNFAVYESLKDWLIKTKPYGIAEDAELSVTTKLACGAAAGTVGQTVAYPLDVIRRRMQMVGWKHAASVVTADGKSALEYTGMVDAFRKTVRYEGFGALYKGLVPNSVKVVPSIAIAFVSYEVVKDLLGVEMRISD
- the LOC110921949 gene encoding COP1-interactive protein 1, producing the protein MQKIKEDNESTSSSYAMESAAYYSPSSGSKTQNIDQLNATTTDDQSMQSENSSYSLEASSGDKTVEDKTPNLENKSPSNMKVLEDRIIALKLEIEELNGQKGEHGQVYKRHDEFHKGLKEISNFQYQLEFKEKEGEVLKKIDECETFFNRKIEESMGRVLSLETEVDSLRVQNKNLSLQKEQELESLRIRNEESEFELGEKTREALVSVEMLESLTEKLQQKTENEAGLVEERDGLKRHVKDLEIIIESINDENRMSKNENENQRGTISELREKLEEKDSRISALELEIEGVEMDLSDKVKSLEQKDKSLEIDKMEIAELREKLQEKDDRISTLDKSLEINVMELDELQEKLQEKDGQISTLESEIESVKMDLSNKIKSFEQRYISLEIDKRELSKLQEKLQEKDSQIKDLSNKIKSLEIDKMELEGKNDDLVASLEQRDMEVNKSNNEAYSSFRSTVKKMGEMVDEFRKKSEDSFRILGRRIRVAEQLHNETREWYEKTREQNEQDRKDCELALHSIKIIMSMVSDTLSVSETFGLRFVECCEAFTNRVSKVSCEINYVKDWMKRKNAALVQLKQDFDEHVVQLDEKESEILVSRQKVLKLKSKLRDLEKTVKEDDEKIIVLKEEKREAIRQLCVWIDYHRGRSDFFKKTCSELVARYQKPG